DNA from Hwangdonia lutea:
TGAAGCTCGTTGCCATAACCTCGTTACCACTAAATTGAAAAACAACAAAGAGGATATAAGCGATCACAATTAAACCTATCAAGATGTTCGATTTGAACTTAACAGCTTTTATAGTCATGCTACAAATATAACACATTTTAAACAATTAAACGATAATAAAATGTATTTTATCGATAAAAACCTAGTTTCTATCAACTTTTTGTAGGAATTCATATTCGCTAATAATATCTATATTTAGTTGTTCAGCCTTTAGTTTTTTACTTGGTCCCATATTAGCACCTGCAACGATATAACTCGTTTTTGAAGAAATGGAATTACTAACCTTACCACCATTGTCTTCGATAAGTTTTTTTAGATCATTTCTGGAAATAGATTCAAAAACACCGGTTACCACAATGGATTGCCCTTGTAAAATATTAGTTTGCCCTTTAAGTTGATCTGCTGATATTTCCAACTGGACTCCAAACTGTTTTAACCTATTTACAATTGAAACATTCTTTTCATCTTGAAAAAAAGCGGTAACACTTTGTGCTATTTTAACGCCTATTTCATCAACATTTACCAAATCTTCCTCTGATGCCTGGGCAATAGCATCAATACTTTTATAATGTTTAGCTAATTTTTTGGCAACCGTTTCTCCAACAAACCGGATACCGAGAGCAAACAAAACACGTTCAAAAGGGATTTGCTTTGACACTTCAATACCTGCAACCAAGTTTTCTGCACTTTTTTCTGCCATGCGCTCCAAAGGCAATACTTGCTCTTTTGTTAATTCGTATAAATCAGAATAGTTATCAATTAAACCTTCATTGACCAAAAGCGCTACGGTTTCACCACCTAAGCCTTCAATATCCATAGCTTTTCTAGATATAAAATGTTGAATACGACCGATAATTTGAGGTTTACAACCATTGTAATTGGGGCAATAATGCTGTGCCTCACCTTCTTGTCGCACCAATTCAGTTTGGCATTCAGGACAATGCGTAATGTATTGGGTTGGGACAGAATCTGGGTTACGTTTTGTTAAATCAACAGCGATAATTTTTGGGATAATTTCCCCGCCTTTTTCAACAAAAACCGTATCCCCTACTCTAATGTCTAATTTTTCTATCTGGTCGGCATTATGTAACGACGCCCGCTTTACGGTTGTACCAGCCAACTCTACCGGCTCTAAATTAGCCACAGGCGTAATGGCTCCCGTGCGCCCAACTTGATACGTAATTTCGTTTAGCCGCGTTGAAACCTGTTCGGCCTTAAATTTGTACGCCATAGCCCAACGCGGTGCTTTCGCGGTATAGCCCAACTCCTCTTGTTGTTGCAAGCTATTCACTTTAACTACCACCCCATCGGTTTCATAAGGTAAATCGTGTCGGTGCACATTCCAATAATTTATAAACTCCAAAACGTCATCAATGGAATTCGCAAGTTTTGCAGCATCTGGCACCTTAAACCCCCATTGTCTTGCTTTTTCCAAACTTTCAAATTGGGTTGTAATACCCAAGTTTGCCCCCGTAATATTGTACAATAAACATTCCAGCGGCCGTTTTGCTACTTCGGCACTATCCTGAAGCTTTAAACTTCCCGACGCCGTATTTCTTGGGTTACGGTAGGGTTCTTCGCCCAATGCAATACGCTCCTCGTTCATTTTATGAAACCCATCAAAGGGCAAAACAATTTCGCCACGAATATCGAATTTTGGTGGATAATCACCTTTTAACTGTAGCGGCACCGATTTTATGGTTTTTACGTTTGCCGTTACATTATCGCCTTGAAATCCGTCGCCTCGGGTGACGGCTTTGGTCAATAGTCCGTTTTCGTAGGTTAAACTTATAGAAGCCCCATCGTATTTTAATTCGCAAGTGTATTGAATAGCGCCATCAACCAACTTTTTAATGCGGGTTTCCCAATCTTGCAAATCTTGTTTAGAATACGAATTATCCAACGAATACATACGGTGCTCGTGCGCAATGGTTTCAAAATTTTTGGTGACTTCGCCTCCAACACGTTGGGATGGCGAATTGGCATCAAAAAACTCGGGATGCTTAGCTTCCAGCTCTTGGAGTTCTTTTAGCTTTATATCGAAATCGTAATCTGAAATGGTGGGATTATCGAGGACGTAGTAATTGTAATTGTGCTCGCGTAATACGTTACGCAGGTTTTGTATGTGTTGTTTTATATTCATTTTTTTGCCACTATTCCGATAGCAATCGGAACATTATTTTTTAACATCCTTGATGTAAATATTTATAACTTCCCTCTTTAAAGTATAATAATCCTCCGCTACCTTCTTCTTCTCTAATGCTTATTCCAATATTTGGTATAATAACTTCTTTATCTCCAATAATATCAAAAGTTTCTTCGTCAAAAAGCATTTTATACTGAATTTTATTATTGTCTAATTTCAAAATATCTAACCAATTCATATCATCCAAATCATCATTAAACTTTATGCCAGCTCCCAATATAAAATATGAATCATTACTGTGAAAAAATATTAGTCCAATTTTTTTAGATTTTAGTTCTTCAACTAAAAAAGCTATATCTTCTTTATTATCTCCATTGAAATCGGCTTTTAAAAAATTTGGAGAAACTTTATTTGACAAAGCATAAATAGAATCTAAATTATTTATTTTGAGTAGTTGCTTGAGAGAGATAGAATCTTTTTTTTCTTTTTTTTGAATTTCAACAACTGCTTTTTCTTTAAGAATAACAGCTTCTTTCTGCTTTTCTTTACATGAAAAACAAATAATCCATAAACTAAATAATATGTAGAAGTATTTTTTCATAATAGATCCCTTCCCGATAGCTATCGGTATTCGAAGGAACAATAATAAATATTAATTATTGCTTTTAACTTTCAATTATTAATTAAATACACCTTTTATCATTCTATCTTTTCGAAAGATATCCTGTTTTAGCTCGATATTTTTAAATTGTTTGTTATTTAACAACCGAATCATATCGTTGCCAAGATATTCATTAATTTCAAAAAACAGCATGCCTTTTTCACTTAATTTATGCGTTGCAAAACGCGAAATAGCATCGTAAAACAAAAGTGGGTTTTCATCTTTTACAAACAGTGCCAAATGCGGCTCGTTATTTAAAACATTGTTTTTTATTTGTGCTTTTTCCTGTTCACGAACATATGGCGGGTTGGATACAATAACATCAAACTTATGCGATGCTGAAACAAGTTCAGCATGACGGCACGTCAAAATATCAGCTTCAATAAATTCAATTTCAACATGGTTTAATTCCGCATTTTGCCTTGCTGTTTTTAACGCATCTTTACTCACATCTAAAGCATAAACTTTAGCATTTGGCAGGTTTTTAGCCAATGCAATAGCAATGCATCCGCTACCCGTACCTATATCTAAAATGCTAAATACTGAATTCTGAATTTTGTATTCCGAAATCACCCATTCTACCAATTCTTCGGTTTCTGGTCGTGGTATCAAAACATGCTTATTTACTTTAAAAGGCAGACCATAAAATTCAGTTTCCCCTAAAATATATTGAATGGGCTTTTCTTGTTTTAAGGCTTCTAAAGCATTTAAAATAGCATCTTGGTTATCAATTTTAAAATCGGGCGCCATCGCCAATTGCAGTCTTGAAATTTGATAATAAGAATCTATTAGCATGAAAAAGAAACTATCTACTTCTTCTTTGCCGTAAATAGCATCTAAGGCTTCGTGAAATTTATTTTGAATGTCCTTTATATTCATAAATCTTTTAACATCCAAACACCACATGAATAATGTCCGGTATTTCCCAATGCACCTTTTAAATGTTTAAAACCATAGCTCTCGTAAATATGAATGGCGGCTTTAAGTTGCGATGCCGATTCTAAATAACACTGTTTGTAACCCATTTTTTTGGCGGCTTCCATACATTTTTCAAACATCAATTTCCCGTATCCCTTTCCTCTAATTTTTGGTGAAAAATACATTTTTTGAATTTCGCAAACCTCCGCCCCAAAATCCTTTAAAGGCTTAATGCCACCACCACCTAAAACAACACCGTTATCGTCAACAACAAAATAAACATCGTTGGCGTTTTGATACGATTCGTACATCCTCGGCGTTTCATTATCGGCGTAAGCTGTACCTTCCAACGGGATTTTAAACTCGTGAAAACACGCCCTAATAACGGCTTCAATTTGTGCGTTATCTTCGGGCCTAATTTCTCGAATAACTATAGTATCTTTACTCATTTAAAACAGTCATTTTATGCAAGTGAAGATACTTAAATATAAAAACCCCCAAATGAAGATGTTGATTATTTTATCAACAATGTGCTTTGTGCTATCGGGCTGTAATGTTAAGGAAAAACCTGTGTTTTTAAATGTTGAAAATGTGAAAGTTGTTGAATCGACCTCAAAATATATTACAATTACGGCTGATGCCTTGTTTATAAATCCGAATGATATTGGTGGCGCTTTAAAAACAGATGAAATAAAAGTGTTTATTAATGATAACGAAATGGCTACCGTTTCAACCGAAAGTTTTAATGTCCCAGCAAAAAAAAAGTTTTCAATTCCTTTAAAAGCAAATGTCCCAACCGATAGTATTTTTAGCCATAAAAACCTTGGCGGATTACTTGGCAGTTTGTTAAGCAAGCAACTAAAAGTGCAATATAAAGGTGATATAATATATAAGGTTTTCGGATTTTCGTATACTTACAATATTGATAAAACCGAGCATGTAAAAATTAAAATATAAGATTGGCAAACCACGAAACATACATAAAACGCTGCATGGAAATTGCCAAAAACGGCTTGGGGACCACCAGACCAAACCCTATGGTTGGCGCTGTAATTGTTTGTAACAACACCATTATTGGCGAAGGATACACCAGTAAATATGGTGGCAATCATGCCGAAGTCAATGCTATAAATGCTGTTGCTAACAAATCCCTTTTAAAAGAAGCCACGCTGTATGTAACTTTAGAACCCTGTTCGCATTTTGGAAAAACCCCACCGTGCAGCGATTTAATTATTAAACACCAAATACCAAATGTGGTTATTGGTTGTGTAGATGATAACGAAAAAGTGGCTGGCAAAGGCATCGAAAAACTCAAAAATGCGGGGTGCCATGTTACGGTAGGCGTTTTGGAAAATGAATGCAAAAACCACCACAAACGCTTTTTTACATTTCACAATAAAAAACGCCCGTACATTATTTTAAAATGGGCAGAAACCGCCGATGGTTTTATAGCGCCAAAAACAAAAAAGGAAAACAAACCCGTTTGGATTACAAATGCCATTTCCAGGCAATTGGTTCACAAATGGCGCGCCGAAGAACATGCCATTTTAGTGGGCACCAATACGGTTATTCAAGACAACCCCAGTTTAACAACCAGAGATTGGAAAGGGCAAAACCTAACGCGAGTTGTGATTGACAGAGACAATAAGCTATCAAAAGATTATGCTGTTTTTAATGATGACGCTGAAACGATTATTATTAGCTCGAAGACTAAAGATCACAGTCCGAAGGAAAACAATTTGAACTTGAAACATATAGATTGGAGTTTAAAATCTTCCATAGCTAGACAAATTTGTGATGTATTGTTTCAGAAAAATATCAACTCTGTAATTATTGAAGGTGGCGCAAAAA
Protein-coding regions in this window:
- the ligA gene encoding NAD-dependent DNA ligase LigA, whose product is MNIKQHIQNLRNVLREHNYNYYVLDNPTISDYDFDIKLKELQELEAKHPEFFDANSPSQRVGGEVTKNFETIAHEHRMYSLDNSYSKQDLQDWETRIKKLVDGAIQYTCELKYDGASISLTYENGLLTKAVTRGDGFQGDNVTANVKTIKSVPLQLKGDYPPKFDIRGEIVLPFDGFHKMNEERIALGEEPYRNPRNTASGSLKLQDSAEVAKRPLECLLYNITGANLGITTQFESLEKARQWGFKVPDAAKLANSIDDVLEFINYWNVHRHDLPYETDGVVVKVNSLQQQEELGYTAKAPRWAMAYKFKAEQVSTRLNEITYQVGRTGAITPVANLEPVELAGTTVKRASLHNADQIEKLDIRVGDTVFVEKGGEIIPKIIAVDLTKRNPDSVPTQYITHCPECQTELVRQEGEAQHYCPNYNGCKPQIIGRIQHFISRKAMDIEGLGGETVALLVNEGLIDNYSDLYELTKEQVLPLERMAEKSAENLVAGIEVSKQIPFERVLFALGIRFVGETVAKKLAKHYKSIDAIAQASEEDLVNVDEIGVKIAQSVTAFFQDEKNVSIVNRLKQFGVQLEISADQLKGQTNILQGQSIVVTGVFESISRNDLKKLIEDNGGKVSNSISSKTSYIVAGANMGPSKKLKAEQLNIDIISEYEFLQKVDRN
- the prmC gene encoding peptide chain release factor N(5)-glutamine methyltransferase, with translation MNIKDIQNKFHEALDAIYGKEEVDSFFFMLIDSYYQISRLQLAMAPDFKIDNQDAILNALEALKQEKPIQYILGETEFYGLPFKVNKHVLIPRPETEELVEWVISEYKIQNSVFSILDIGTGSGCIAIALAKNLPNAKVYALDVSKDALKTARQNAELNHVEIEFIEADILTCRHAELVSASHKFDVIVSNPPYVREQEKAQIKNNVLNNEPHLALFVKDENPLLFYDAISRFATHKLSEKGMLFFEINEYLGNDMIRLLNNKQFKNIELKQDIFRKDRMIKGVFN
- a CDS encoding GNAT family N-acetyltransferase translates to MSKDTIVIREIRPEDNAQIEAVIRACFHEFKIPLEGTAYADNETPRMYESYQNANDVYFVVDDNGVVLGGGGIKPLKDFGAEVCEIQKMYFSPKIRGKGYGKLMFEKCMEAAKKMGYKQCYLESASQLKAAIHIYESYGFKHLKGALGNTGHYSCGVWMLKDL
- the ribD gene encoding bifunctional diaminohydroxyphosphoribosylaminopyrimidine deaminase/5-amino-6-(5-phosphoribosylamino)uracil reductase RibD, with amino-acid sequence MANHETYIKRCMEIAKNGLGTTRPNPMVGAVIVCNNTIIGEGYTSKYGGNHAEVNAINAVANKSLLKEATLYVTLEPCSHFGKTPPCSDLIIKHQIPNVVIGCVDDNEKVAGKGIEKLKNAGCHVTVGVLENECKNHHKRFFTFHNKKRPYIILKWAETADGFIAPKTKKENKPVWITNAISRQLVHKWRAEEHAILVGTNTVIQDNPSLTTRDWKGQNLTRVVIDRDNKLSKDYAVFNDDAETIIISSKTKDHSPKENNLNLKHIDWSLKSSIARQICDVLFQKNINSVIIEGGAKTLQTFIDENLWNEARVFTGNTLFKDGVKAPHFSGKLVSEEKIMTDHLKIYIND